The proteins below are encoded in one region of Phaeodactylum tricornutum CCAP 1055/1 chromosome 3, complete sequence:
- a CDS encoding predicted protein gives MWYWMPVWTGMLLWVLALATAFTPPRVCSLLRSVDSATTTQLSADTTQLEQVLNTEYPSFTKLLLQKNAAIWKALADGESYTIFAPTEDAMAAHGDKRRLQLADDRNRETAEQMASFHVVNELVTADELFASAGVVTLGGVIDVGRSVQGGFFGIGGKEDGGVTVQGARVLRTIPIGNDGILHEMDSMVSPELLWRYCDQLRIPGSK, from the coding sequence atgtgGTATTGGATGCCAGTATGGACCGGTATGCTGCTGTGGGTACTCGCGTTAGCGACCGCGTTTACTCCTCCTCGAGTGTGCTCGCTCCTCCGATCCGTCGACTCTGCCACAACGACTCAATTATCCGCCGACACTACGCAGCTCGAGCAAGTTCTGAATACTGAGTACCCATCCTTTACCAAACTACTCTTGCAGAAAAACGCGGCAATTTGGAAAGCGCTGGCCGACGGCGAGTCCTACACCATTTTTGCCCCCACCGAGGACGCCATGGCCGCACACGGCGACAAGCGCCGTCTCCAGCTAGCGGATGACCGGAACCGCGAAACTGCGGAGCAGATGGCGTCGTTCCACGTGGTCAACGAACTCGTGACGGCCGATGAATTATTCGCGTCGGCGGGTGTGGTGACGCTCGGTGGAGTTATCGATGTCGGACGCAGTGTTCAAGGTGGATTCTTCGGCATTGGCGGAAAGGAGGACGGTGGGGTAACAGTGCAGGGCGCTAGAGTACTGCGTACCATTCCGATAGGAAACGATGGCATTCTGCACGAAATGGACAGCATGGTCAGTCCGGAGTTGTTGTGGAGGTACTGCGATCAATTGCGTATTCCCGGGTCCAAGTAG
- a CDS encoding predicted protein — protein sequence MSSPSSTAAVVSSNHNKRPRETNKRRQHYTNNPQRGGPGILLTCESGREGKCRREGLEILRFYWNTQTNAPSTPSNEPKQLSLEEELIALKTKKDPNDEPFGIFDTGCKGTVFVMCTLPNCSMISPIRKPKTQEPSEASVTSEHSIDRSKKRRLDESNGMSTTCTALQEQPPWDPVQTVRNVVHDLSSAELSNAAIPGSRFVTRMIPVQATCFASLDEIGLVLDGLLDRLLPTLSSKKSHEAPLTFSVNFKRRNCTALTRDAVIKQVATQIFSRTFWTVKLREPDFTVLIEVCKTLCGMSILPSSCQTIARNFNLANLRTKRGIASE from the coding sequence ATGAGTAGTCCCAGCAGTACGGCGGCCGTCGTCTCTTCGAATCACAACAAACGGCCACGCGAAACCAACAAGCGACGCCAACACTACACCAACAATCCTCAACGAGGCGGACCAGGGATTTTACTGACGTGCGAATCAGGGCGAGAAGGTAAGTGCCGACGGGAAGGTCTTGAAATTTTGCGGTTTTACTGGAATACCCAAACCAATGCCCCCAGCACACCGAGCAATGAACCGAAGCAATTGAGTCTCGAAGAAGAACTTATTGCcctcaaaacgaaaaaggaTCCAAACGACGAACCTTTTGGAATCTTTGATACGGGATGCAAGGGGACTGTATTCGTGATGTGCACGCTTCCTAATTGCAGCATGATATCACCCATAAGGAAACCAAAAACCCAGGAGCCGTCAGAGGCCAGTGTCACTTCTGAACATTCGATAGACAGATCAAAGAAACGTCGCTTGGACGAAAGCAACGGTATGAGTACCACATGTACGGCACTGCAAGAGCAGCCTCCTTGGGATCCTGTGCAGACTGTCCGCAATGTGGTTCACGATTTGTCCTCGGCCGAGCTGTCGAACGCGGCCATTCCGGGTTCACGCTTCGTCACCCGCATGATTCCCGTGCAGGCAACTTGTTTTGCGTCGCTCGATGAGATTGGACTCGTGTTAGACGGACTTTTGGATCGTCTCTTACCGACATTGTCGTCGAAGAAATCACACGAAGCGCCACTGACTTTTTCGGTGAATTTCAAGCGACGAAATTGCACGGCTCTGACCCGGGATGCGGTCATTAAGCAAGTTGCGACTCAGATTTTTTCCCGAACATTCTGGACGGTCAAGCTGCGTGAACCGGATTTTACTGTCCTCATTGAAGTTTGCAAGACTCTATGCGGGATGTCGATTTTGCCAAGCAGCTGCCAGACTATAGCGCGAAATTTCAATTTAGCCAATCTACGGACTAAAAGGGGCATCGCTTCGGAATAA
- the Lhcr9 gene encoding fucoxanthin chlorophyll a/c protein, lhcr type, giving the protein MKTSFFTILTAVTTVAAFAPLSPKHQRLARIFSQVDEETKLEKFSKEALEEGDERTGPIENALEREVVTSDAVNSPPGMSTAIPFLKRPEFLDGSMPGDVGFDPFGFVDSEASLVSFREAEIKHARLAMLAAAGWPLSELFDRQFASWLDLDPALDATDRVPSILNGGLGKISPVYWGACLGAAAAIDLYGLRKKRSDPDYFPGKLGFDPLGLYPSTTTGKRRMELAEIKNGRLAMIAITGFAFQEFVQQYAVVDQTPLLFKPVSDVVETYGSIGGYGM; this is encoded by the exons ATGAAGACATCCTTTTTCACGATCCTTACAGCTGTGACGACTGTAGCAGCATTCGCTCCTTTAAGTCCAAAGCATCAACGCTTAGCAAGGATTTTCTCTCAAGTCGATGAGGAGACTAAATTGGAAaagttttccaaagaagcgCTAGAAGAAGGAGACGAACGCACGGGCCCAATAGAGAACGCATTGGAAAGGGAGGTCGTGACGAGTGATGCAGTCAATTCTCCACCCGGGATGTCAACCGCTATCCCATTCCTCAAGCGCCCAGAATTTTTGGACGGTTCGATGCCAGGCGACGTTGGCTTTGACCCCTTTGGCTTTGTAGATTCTGAGGCCAGCCTTGTGAGCTTTCGAGAAGCAGAAATTAAGCACGCCCGGCTTGCCATGCTT GCTGCTGCTGGTTGGCCGTTGTCTGAGCTCTTTGATCGCCAATTTGCATCCTGGTTGGATTTGGATCCGGCCTTGGATGCAACCGATCGCGTACCAAGTATTTTGAACGGTGGACTAGGTAAGATTTCTCCTGTCTACTGGGGCGCCTGTCTaggtgctgctgctgcgatCGATTTGTACGGACTCCGAAAAAAGCGTAGCGATCCGGATTATTTTCCGGGAAAACTTGGTTTTGACCCGTTGGGATTGTATCCGTCTACCACTACTGGAAAACGGCGCATGGAGCTAGCGGAAATCAAAAACGGACGGCTCGCTATGATCGCCATCACTGGCTTTGCTTTTCAAGAATTCGTGCAACAGTACGCCGTCGTGGACCAAACTCCTCTTTTGTTTAAACCCGTTTCGGATGTTGTTGAAACGTACGGAAGTATTGGCGGTTATGGAATGTAA